The Vibrio tubiashii ATCC 19109 genome includes the window ACGCGAATAGAATTTAACTTTCTCGAGAAGGAGTCACCTGAAGCCAACAGTAAGGCACTCAATCTAGAGTACTGGACTCACTTACTGAGCACTAGGGCTTTGATTAATCGTATTGACACATTAGCGTACGAAAGTGGCGGTCGAATTCTGTCACCGAGTATGTCATCGGAGATAAGCTTAGAATCTGTTCGTGTAAGTCAAATCGGGGTGACAACAGCGGATAGAGATTGGGAATTTGGCCTCTCAACACTAGAGCAAAAATTACGTCAAGCGGTTGAGTTCGGTTTTACCGAAGATGAGATAAAGAAGCAGCTTACAGCGTTAGAAAATGAACTACAGCTTAGTGTTGAAACGGCTGGGGATTCGTCCAGTGACACTCTTGCTAACAGAGTCATGAATGCCGTTGATAGTGGTTACGTTATCGCATCACCACAAACCGACCTATCCATATTCTATGAACTACGAGACCAATTGACCGTTAAATCAATCAATGAGGCCTTTCGGAAAAGGTGGGCATCTCAACCACCTCGTCTCTATTTAACCGAGCGTAGCAATGCCCCAGGCCTTGAGAAGACATTGCTTGAAACATATGCGGAAAGCCAACAAACTAAGGTAACGCCCTATGTGGAGAAGGCTGCCACTGAATTTGCTTACCAGAACTTTGGTAAGCCAGGCAAAGCTCAGCTAATTGGTACGTCCAAATACGGACATATTCTTCGCTATCGTTTTGATAATGGTGTCATGTTGAATATTAAACAGACCGATTTTGAGAAGAGCGTTGTATACATCTCGGCCCGTGTTGGTAAAGGGCTGATGGCATTAACTCAAGAGCAATCTGCTCTGATTAATTTGTACAACGTCGGCATGTCTACTGGTGGGCTTAAAGCTCATGATATTAATGAGTTGAAGCGCATATTTGCAGGCACGACCATGGGCCTTGAATCCACGGTAGAGACTAACGCATTTGTTTTGAAACAGGCAGTGAAAAATGAAGATGCGCTTAATCAACTTAGGGTATTTGCCGCCTTAATGATTGACGGTGGCTACCGTGAACAAGGCAAGTCTTTCACGCTACAAATGTTAAGTAATTACTTAGAAACCTACCAGGAAAGCCCAGAAGAAGTTCAGGCTGTTAATATTAGGTCCAAACTGCATGGTGGTGACTTGCGATGGGTCGAACCTTCCATGAAAGAGCTAGATGCATTCTCTATGTCTGACTTGAAACCGATAATGGATAATGCCATTTCGAATGGCCCAGTAGAGATCGGTATTGTTGGTGATATTTCTCCTCAAGAGGCGATTGACTACGTGGCCCAAACTTTTGGTGCATTAGATATTAAGGCAAACGCAACGATAGAGCGTTATCAGGTAGAGTTTCCAGCAATTAAAAAGGAAGATGTTACTTGGTATCACAAAGGTGAAAAAACAACAGCACTTGCGAGTAGCTACTGGGATCTGCCTGATGCGCGTAATACGAAACAAAGCTTACACTTTTTGTTGTTGGAGAACGTCATTCAGCAACGCGTAACAAGAGAAATCAGAGAGGCTATCGGTGCCGCGTATAGTCCTTGGTCTGGGCGCACGCAATCTTACAATTTTAAAAACTTCGGTTATCTAACAATCAATAGCAATACGACCATCGCTCAAGTTGATAAGGTTTTTTTAGCTTATAAGAATGTGCTGAAGTCGTTGCAAAGTGAGCTGATCACGGACGATGAACTTAAGCGAGCAGCAACGCCAATTTTGGACGCTGTAGATCAGCAGGTAGAAAGCAATAGTTATTGGTTCGACTTAACTTCAACAGCGCAAACTTACCCGGATATAATTGAAGCCGATGGGATCACTGTGCAAGAATTAGCTGCAGCAACAAAAGAAGATATTTTGGCAGCAGCTAAGCTCATTGATGTCGACAATGTACTTCAAGTAAGAGTGCTTCCAGAAAAATATATTGACCAGTAAAACAAGCTCTGGCTGGGCAAAAGCAACGCTGTTGGGGTGCGTTTAATCCAATTTGATGAGTGTTACTTTTGTATATTGAGTTAACTGCTCAAGGATGAGCTTCAATGACGACAACAAAGGCCCGACTATTCAGGCCTTTGTTGTTTTCTGTTCTGACGCATGCATGTTTAAAAGCACAGGTGATCCAATGTGTCCTACCCGTTTTCTTATGCTGATATCCCGCCCATTGCAATAGTGCTTATCCTAAAGCAACTCACTAAACCTAAATTCATAGTGGCTGCTCACCGCCACATGCAAGCCTTTAGACGCGTCTAGGGGCTTTTTCATTTCATATGATTGGTATATTTTTGAACTCACTTTTACTCTCACGATGCCTCTGTCGTGAATATACAAGCTTGGTCATGCTGTGAGATAAGAACAAATAAGTCATATAGCGCTTTGGATTAACGAGTCGAATCAGTTGAAACAAAGAAAGGAGCAGTTTTAAGTTATGATTAGCTAGGCATGCCTGTCAGAGGGTAACGCCTTGTCATATATGGCGTCGTTGCTCTTCAAGCTCATTGGCTGAACAACGCCAATGGCAACGAGCAAACTAAGCATAAGTAACTTAAATTACACTTATAGATAATTTCTTGTACCGCCACCATAAAAGTGAGTTATAGTGAACTTATATTTAAAGACCAACCTAACCGTGATAAAAGTACATTAAAAGGCACTTATGAAAAAAGGTAAGATGGTAAAAGCGCAACCTATGCCTGATTTGAATACCGAATTCAGCATGGAAACGCTCGGGAGCGCCATTCGTTCAAAGCGCACCGATAGAGGCTGGCGTATTGACGATCTCGCTGCAAAAGCCAATCTATCTCGTCGAACAGTGATGAAGGTAGAAAAAGGCGATACCAGTGTCACCTTTGCCAATGTACTTATCCTCATGGATATCTTAGGCCTATCGCTACGCCTTATCGACTTAAACCTGTTTGTTCGTCCACATAGCCAAATCCCCTCCCAAGATGAACACAGCATGAGCAGCAATGAGGATGGTTGGTATGAGTAAGTTACAACGACTAGACGTGTTTATCGGTACGAATACCAAAATTGGCCGTTTGATCCTTCCTGTCGGAACCGAAGCAGAGTTCTCCTTCATCTATGAAGAGGAATGGAAACACACTGGTTTCCCGATTTCGCCACATATCCCTTTCGATGATCAGGCTTCACCGCGCAGTATCGAGAACTATCTCAGAAATCTCCTTCCTGAAGGAGAAGCCTTTGAGGAGATGATACAAAACACGACGATCTCCAAAAGCAATACGTTCGGTCTGATCCGTAAGCTTGGTGCGGAAACATCAGGCGCATTATCTTTTCGAGTTCCAGGCTCAGAACCTCAGGAAACCAGTTTTAGATCGGTACCTGATGATGAACTAATAGAACGTCTCGAGCGAAATCTAGCGCCACTAGTGTATTGGGACGGTAAGGTGCGCCTTTCGGTTGCTGGAGTTCAAAACAAGTTAAACTTACTTAAGCGCGGTGACGAATGGGGATTTGGTGAAGGCAAATTGAGTTCGAACCACATTCTGAAGTTTGAAAGCGGTAAAGCACCGTGTATTGCTGTGAATGAGTTCTTTTGTATGACATTGGCCAAGCTCGCAGGCTTGGATGTCGCTAATGTTGAGTTAACTCGCATTGGGAAGACTAGAACACTGATCATCGAGCGGTTCGATCGTGCCTATATCGACGCGCGTAATGTCGTTCAACGAAAACATGTGATTGATGGCTGTCAGGCGACTGACTTACCTCCAGGGTACAAATACGAGCGTCAGAATGGGGATGAAGGCGATGGCGTGTATATGCGTGACGGCGTTTCTTTTCCACGCCTACTCAACGTCAAGACCATAGACACGGTCATCACTAACCTAAAGCTTACCCAATGGATGCTCTTTAATCTAGCCACTCTAAACTACGATGCTCATGGTAAAAATATTAGCTTTTTCGTGCTCCCTAAAGGCCTTGAACTGGCCCCTTTTTATGATCTCGTCAACATAGAAGCTATTGCTCAAGAGGGCGCAAAACGCAACTCACGAAGCGGTAAACTGTCGACTCATGAGGGGCGTGCCGCCAGTATCCCTCAATATCTTGCAATGTCGATTGGCGATTGGCAAAGCGAAGACTTTCAACATCCGCCGAAAGGTCACTTCCAATGCCCTATCACCAGCTATGATTTTGCTGAGTTCGGTGCTCTGCTCGGCTATTCAGGCACCAAAATGGCTTCCATCATGGTCGAAACCGTTGGCGCCATAAACCATGCTCTGGAGGAAACGGTTCGACTTACCCAAGCTCAAGGAATCGATGATGGAGAGCGTGAACACATCGAACTGTGTGTCTCACTCATCCAAACACAATGTGAAGACTTGCTCGCGCAAGCCGACAAGGTGCCAGAAATGAGCGAACTTCTTTAATGGCAAATGCAGGGGCGACCATAAATCTAGATAGCTAGTGAGATCTGAGCGTAATGATAAAGGTTGAGCCGACACCAAGCTCTGATTTTAAACGAATCGCTCCTCCGAGGTTATCGACGATAGCTGCGGCGAACGAAAGGCCAAGTCCATAGCCACTAATGTTGCTGCGGCTGCTGTCAACTCGATACAAACGCTCAAACACCAGATCATGATATTTGGGCTCGATACCGATCCCCGTATCGGTCACTTGGATCACCGCTTCCCCATTCAGACTTTGCTCTGCTTGGATGGTGACCTTGCCTTTTGGATTGGTGTACTTAATGGCATTGTCGACTAAGTTGACCAGCACTTGGATAAGTTTATCTGGATCTGACACTATGTTGAGCTCATCACTCACTATCGCCTCTAGCGCAATCTCTTTTTCTTCGGCGACATCTTCATACCAGCTCACGACATTATGAATCACTTCTGACAGATTGGTAGGGGCATAATTGGGCAACTGCTTGCCAAGGATTTCATCGTTGAGCTTCATCAGTGTGGTCAGCATATTGCTTGCGAGCATAGCGTGTTCGGCGCAGTCAGAAAGCGCATCACTCATTGCTTGTGGGTCATCATCGTTCATTAATGCCGATTGGGCAGCGAGTGTGATACGTGACAACGGTGTGCGAACATCATGAGCAATAGCATCAACAGTCGTGTTTAACGTTGTCGTAACGTGCTGCAGCCTGGCGACAGTGTTGTGGACGCTCGTATTGATCACATCCAAGCCTTGCGGAGACTTTTCGGCAAGCTCTGGGATGTCCAAACTGCCGTGCTTCAGTTTGTCTAACATTGAACCAAGCGTCACCAAGGGAGACATTGCGTCAACAATGACTTTACGTGTGAATAGCGTCGTCACAATAATCAGGACAATCAGTGCTGCAAAGGTAATAGCGGATTGGTTAATCGCGATAAAGTAGCGAGACTGGTTATCTAACACGAGCCAGAATGAGTGATCCTCACCGGATATTTGGCGCGTCATATAAGGGTTGACAAAAAACGCCTCTATCCAAAACTTATCATCCATCACATAGTGAGAAAACGGCCGTTCTGTTGAAATGCCTGTTTGGCCAGCGACAAATTCAAGGCTTTCCAGCTCAGTATTTTTAACCATGTAGGCAGCAATATTGTTACTGAGTAAACGTTGGGGGTTCGCTTCGAGTACATGGTGTAAACGCTGCGCCGAATCGTAGGTTAAAATTCTCTGATATTCCGTCGCCATTGAATTAAGAAGCTTTTTTTCAACCCGATACAAATCGAAAAAGAACAGCGCGCTGACGGCGATTTCAACCACCATAAAGCAGAGCAACAGTATCGCCATGAAACGCATCAAGAGCTTGGTTTGCGCTCTGTTTAACGCTTGCTTGACATTATGACTTGAGGACATAACCCACTCCTCTTAACGTGTGGATAAGCGGGCTCGCAAAGCCCTTGTCTACCTTACTTCTTAGTCGGCATACCAGAACATCAACGACGTTGGTTTGAGGATCAAACTGATGACCCCAAACATGCTCGAGTATGGCGGTTTTGGATATGACAGTTTCTTTGTTCTCAAGCAGAAGTTTCATCAGCATGAACTCACGTTGATTAATAGCAATCGACTGCCCATCCCGCTCTAAA containing:
- a CDS encoding HipA domain-containing protein, yielding MSKLQRLDVFIGTNTKIGRLILPVGTEAEFSFIYEEEWKHTGFPISPHIPFDDQASPRSIENYLRNLLPEGEAFEEMIQNTTISKSNTFGLIRKLGAETSGALSFRVPGSEPQETSFRSVPDDELIERLERNLAPLVYWDGKVRLSVAGVQNKLNLLKRGDEWGFGEGKLSSNHILKFESGKAPCIAVNEFFCMTLAKLAGLDVANVELTRIGKTRTLIIERFDRAYIDARNVVQRKHVIDGCQATDLPPGYKYERQNGDEGDGVYMRDGVSFPRLLNVKTIDTVITNLKLTQWMLFNLATLNYDAHGKNISFFVLPKGLELAPFYDLVNIEAIAQEGAKRNSRSGKLSTHEGRAASIPQYLAMSIGDWQSEDFQHPPKGHFQCPITSYDFAEFGALLGYSGTKMASIMVETVGAINHALEETVRLTQAQGIDDGEREHIELCVSLIQTQCEDLLAQADKVPEMSELL
- a CDS encoding helix-turn-helix domain-containing protein, producing the protein MKKGKMVKAQPMPDLNTEFSMETLGSAIRSKRTDRGWRIDDLAAKANLSRRTVMKVEKGDTSVTFANVLILMDILGLSLRLIDLNLFVRPHSQIPSQDEHSMSSNEDGWYE
- a CDS encoding M16 family metallopeptidase, encoding MWNQKFKQTLVLLSLSCLPFTTISAPNESALWFTQTDIALDSRYQTVLLDNGLRVITVENSTPKQGLSIRMFVDAGSFQEKGKEPGLAHFLEHMAFNGSTHVPEGEMISMLERHGLAFGADTNATTSMTNTNYRLDLPKADIESINTALFLLRETASELTLDQGAIDRERKVIKSEVRERQSVGLDRFLDSSDYIYAGANLPNKIGLGTIKGMDQVTQKDLRSFYQTYYAPRNTTLVLAGDVSHDVMLERVKHFFSDWRNKEFQPAVDPEFNVVLPSKVEAKVFTDPNVETRIEFNFLEKESPEANSKALNLEYWTHLLSTRALINRIDTLAYESGGRILSPSMSSEISLESVRVSQIGVTTADRDWEFGLSTLEQKLRQAVEFGFTEDEIKKQLTALENELQLSVETAGDSSSDTLANRVMNAVDSGYVIASPQTDLSIFYELRDQLTVKSINEAFRKRWASQPPRLYLTERSNAPGLEKTLLETYAESQQTKVTPYVEKAATEFAYQNFGKPGKAQLIGTSKYGHILRYRFDNGVMLNIKQTDFEKSVVYISARVGKGLMALTQEQSALINLYNVGMSTGGLKAHDINELKRIFAGTTMGLESTVETNAFVLKQAVKNEDALNQLRVFAALMIDGGYREQGKSFTLQMLSNYLETYQESPEEVQAVNIRSKLHGGDLRWVEPSMKELDAFSMSDLKPIMDNAISNGPVEIGIVGDISPQEAIDYVAQTFGALDIKANATIERYQVEFPAIKKEDVTWYHKGEKTTALASSYWDLPDARNTKQSLHFLLLENVIQQRVTREIREAIGAAYSPWSGRTQSYNFKNFGYLTINSNTTIAQVDKVFLAYKNVLKSLQSELITDDELKRAATPILDAVDQQVESNSYWFDLTSTAQTYPDIIEADGITVQELAAATKEDILAAAKLIDVDNVLQVRVLPEKYIDQ
- a CDS encoding sensor histidine kinase, with amino-acid sequence MSSSHNVKQALNRAQTKLLMRFMAILLLCFMVVEIAVSALFFFDLYRVEKKLLNSMATEYQRILTYDSAQRLHHVLEANPQRLLSNNIAAYMVKNTELESLEFVAGQTGISTERPFSHYVMDDKFWIEAFFVNPYMTRQISGEDHSFWLVLDNQSRYFIAINQSAITFAALIVLIIVTTLFTRKVIVDAMSPLVTLGSMLDKLKHGSLDIPELAEKSPQGLDVINTSVHNTVARLQHVTTTLNTTVDAIAHDVRTPLSRITLAAQSALMNDDDPQAMSDALSDCAEHAMLASNMLTTLMKLNDEILGKQLPNYAPTNLSEVIHNVVSWYEDVAEEKEIALEAIVSDELNIVSDPDKLIQVLVNLVDNAIKYTNPKGKVTIQAEQSLNGEAVIQVTDTGIGIEPKYHDLVFERLYRVDSSRSNISGYGLGLSFAAAIVDNLGGAIRLKSELGVGSTFIITLRSH